The Syntrophales bacterium genome has a window encoding:
- a CDS encoding ATP-binding protein, which produces MPDTDFLRGYDVLFVKSVKMLRTLLSARADHSWEKKIKKFLRPDLLIIDDFGLAALTHTQAEDFYEIVTERHLKSSLIITSNRPPQDWIPLFPDPVMANSALDRLAHHAHHIIIEGGDSYRKKLKPTYSN; this is translated from the coding sequence ATACCTGACACCGATTTTCTCAGAGGCTACGATGTTCTTTTTGTTAAGTCCGTTAAAATGCTCCGAACTCTTCTGTCTGCCAGAGCAGATCATTCCTGGGAGAAGAAGATTAAAAAGTTCCTCAGACCAGACCTCCTGATTATCGATGACTTCGGCCTTGCTGCCCTCACTCATACTCAAGCTGAAGACTTCTACGAGATCGTAACTGAAAGACATTTAAAGTCTTCTCTCATTATTACCAGTAACAGGCCACCTCAAGACTGGATTCCTCTATTCCCGGATCCGGTCATGGCCAACTCAGCATTGGACCGTTTGGCCCATCACGCTCATCATATTATTATAGAAGGAGGTGATTCTTACAGAAAGAAATTGAAGCCCACTTATTCCAACTAA
- the lpxA gene encoding acyl-ACP--UDP-N-acetylglucosamine O-acyltransferase — MIHKTAVIGPDVKLGENIHVGPYTVIEDEVTIGDGCRIGPRVHINGWTTIGNNVKIHANVVVGDEPQDYHYNGEKSYCRVGDNTIIREYVTIHRGEGEGTETLIGSNCMLMAFVHVGHNVKMGNNCTLGNHAVLSGHVTVEDRANLSGYIGVHQFSNVGTLSMTGPYSKVTHDVPPYCLVIDGTVFGLNFVGLKRAGISSETRNALRKAVQTIFFSKLIRKDALAKVEAELGEIPEVAYLIEFIRKSKRGLLPGHRD, encoded by the coding sequence ATGATTCATAAAACTGCGGTAATTGGCCCCGATGTAAAGCTGGGGGAAAATATACATGTTGGCCCTTACACGGTAATCGAGGATGAAGTAACCATAGGCGATGGATGCCGTATTGGTCCCCGCGTCCATATCAACGGCTGGACCACCATAGGCAATAATGTCAAGATTCACGCAAACGTCGTTGTCGGCGATGAGCCGCAGGACTATCACTATAATGGCGAAAAGAGCTACTGCCGGGTAGGCGACAACACGATCATCCGCGAGTACGTCACCATCCATCGAGGAGAGGGGGAAGGTACGGAGACCTTAATTGGTAGCAACTGCATGCTCATGGCCTTTGTTCATGTGGGGCATAACGTCAAAATGGGCAATAACTGCACACTGGGCAATCATGCCGTACTTTCTGGTCATGTCACAGTGGAAGACCGCGCTAATCTCAGCGGTTACATCGGTGTCCACCAGTTCTCCAATGTAGGCACACTCTCAATGACGGGACCGTACTCGAAAGTAACGCATGACGTTCCTCCCTACTGTCTCGTCATTGATGGCACCGTCTTCGGTCTCAACTTCGTTGGACTGAAGCGGGCCGGCATTTCCTCCGAAACCAGAAATGCATTGAGAAAGGCGGTGCAAACCATCTTTTTTTCGAAACTTATACGAAAAGATGCGCTGGCAAAGGTGGAAGCAGAATTAGGAGAAATACCGGAGGTTGCCTATCTGATCGAATTCATTCGAAAGAGCAAACGAGGCCTGCTCCCGGGCCACCGTGACTAA
- a CDS encoding alpha/beta hydrolase, producing the protein MIWSIISIAVLSYLGLMGVIFVAQPGFIYFPEKAFFETPDQTGLSYEDVSFETVDNVKLSGWFIPAEKPRGVVLFFHGNAGNISHRMASIHIFHRLGFSTFIFDYRGYGKSEGKPTEKGTYLDAEAAWLYLTEELHVPPEEIIFFGRSLGGAIAARLAQNYTPKALLIESTFTSVPDIAADIYPFLPVRLLSRFDYNAGEYIRRVNCPILVIHSVNDDIIPFSHGRQLFEAAQEPKEFLEITGTHNEGFMTSGKRYEEGLDAFISRHPGTKF; encoded by the coding sequence ATGATATGGTCAATAATTTCAATAGCCGTTTTGTCGTATTTAGGCCTTATGGGCGTTATTTTTGTCGCACAACCCGGCTTTATTTACTTTCCGGAGAAGGCCTTTTTCGAAACGCCTGACCAGACGGGGCTTTCATACGAAGACGTCTCTTTCGAAACCGTTGATAATGTAAAGCTTTCCGGCTGGTTTATCCCCGCTGAAAAACCGCGTGGGGTTGTTCTCTTTTTCCACGGCAATGCGGGCAATATCTCCCACCGTATGGCTTCGATCCATATTTTCCACCGTCTCGGTTTCAGCACGTTTATTTTTGATTACCGGGGCTACGGAAAAAGCGAGGGGAAACCCACCGAAAAGGGAACCTATCTGGATGCCGAGGCGGCGTGGCTCTACCTGACTGAGGAGCTGCACGTCCCCCCGGAAGAAATCATCTTCTTTGGTCGGTCGCTCGGCGGGGCAATTGCCGCACGGCTCGCACAGAATTACACTCCGAAAGCACTTCTCATTGAGTCCACGTTCACCTCCGTCCCTGATATAGCGGCTGACATCTATCCGTTTCTGCCGGTTAGACTGCTCTCACGCTTTGACTACAACGCCGGCGAATATATAAGACGGGTCAATTGTCCCATCCTTGTCATACACAGCGTAAACGACGACATCATACCCTTCAGTCACGGCCGTCAATTATTCGAAGCGGCACAGGAACCGAAGGAATTTCTCGAAATTACAGGCACCCACAACGAGGGATTTATGACATCGGGAAAACGTTATGAAGAGGGTCTCGATGCCTTTATCTCCCGACATCCTGGAACTAAGTTTTAA
- a CDS encoding MqnA/MqnD/SBP family protein, whose translation MRKLSVAHTPDADDAFMFYGMVSGKVAKNFEIINVIEDIETLNRKAFNAENDVTALSAHAYAFLSEKYRILSTGASIGDGYGPIIVAKKDMTIEGKKIAIPGKLTSANLLLMLACDDFQPVEMKFDEIIGAVQKGEVDAGLLIHEGQITYSQHNLVKVFDLWDWWYEKTGLPMPLGINTIKRDIPEDLQRNFLGVMRESTKYALENVDEAMQYAMQYSRGMDEKLITEFALMYVNDYTYEMPETVRKALDTLYKMGEEKGFFEMPPLDILYP comes from the coding sequence ATGAGGAAACTGAGCGTTGCACACACACCGGATGCGGACGACGCATTTATGTTCTATGGGATGGTAAGCGGGAAGGTCGCAAAAAATTTTGAAATTATCAATGTTATTGAAGATATAGAAACGCTGAACCGGAAGGCATTTAACGCTGAAAATGATGTCACCGCTCTCTCAGCCCATGCCTATGCATTTCTTAGTGAGAAATATCGAATTCTGTCTACCGGCGCAAGCATAGGTGATGGATATGGCCCGATAATAGTTGCCAAAAAGGATATGACAATCGAAGGCAAAAAAATAGCAATTCCAGGAAAACTTACATCGGCAAATCTCCTGCTTATGCTGGCATGTGATGACTTTCAGCCTGTTGAAATGAAATTTGATGAGATTATCGGAGCGGTGCAGAAGGGAGAGGTTGATGCCGGGCTTCTTATCCATGAAGGACAGATAACCTATTCTCAGCACAATCTTGTAAAAGTCTTCGATCTCTGGGATTGGTGGTATGAAAAAACGGGTTTACCAATGCCACTTGGCATCAATACAATTAAAAGGGATATCCCGGAAGATCTTCAGCGGAATTTTCTCGGGGTTATGCGTGAAAGCACAAAATATGCCCTGGAGAATGTTGATGAGGCTATGCAGTATGCAATGCAGTATTCACGGGGAATGGATGAGAAGCTTATAACAGAATTCGCACTGATGTATGTAAATGACTATACGTATGAAATGCCTGAAACGGTTAGAAAAGCACTCGACACACTTTACAAGATGGGTGAGGAGAAAGGTTTTTTTGAAATGCCCCCACTGGACATTCTTTATCCGTAA